ACACCGCCGCGGTTGTGATGAAAGTTTGAAACCTGGAGTATAATCTCAATAGTCTCTCCCGGTGCTTCGAAGATTTTTACATGCGGCTGCCACTCAGGTTTTGCACGAGAAGCGTCCACTGAAACTATGCCATTTGAAGCCAGCATTGTTCCGTTAACCCATAAGGCATAGTTAGTATAGACATTTGGAATATCAAGGCTGAGCAGATCAGGTTTTTCATGCTTTTTTATAACCAATCGGTATGTTGCATAACCTTCACCTGTTAATTCGGTCTGCCCTGTTTTAAGGCCATTCCAGACAGCCGGCAGCTTTATGTACTGTGCCTCAGGTTTGTTTTTACTGGTAAAATCAGCCGGAAAAAGCACATACTTCCAGTAAAATTCCCATTCTCCATCCAGAGATATCGGCATGGCACTGTTAAAATCCGTATGAGTAAGGTCAAGACGTCCGCGCTGTACTTTGGGATGAGAAACTGCCGGTATACCTATCAAAATTACCAGAACAAAGGTTAGGAAAGCAGCAAGCTTACTTGCGCTAAGTACTTCAGCCATAGACATTTTACGATTGGTTTTAGTTTACCATCGTGCAAGCTAGCTGCTAAATATTATATATCCTAAGCAAAAACACCGCAAAAGGTACATAAGGCTGGAATAGCAAGTTAATCCAGAACTCTTTTTAAGAATGCCAGAGATTTTCGATAAGCATCTTCGGTTGCCTCCTCATCATGGTTGGGGTTGCTTGGGTTGGCAAAAGCATGGGTGGCCTCGTAAAAATGAACGTTGAGCTCTTTCTGAGCCTCTTTCATATCCTTTTGAAATTTTGACACCACTTCCGGTGTGATCCACTCATCTTTCTTGGCAAATATGCCCAAAACAGGGAAATTTATTTTCGCTTTAATTTTATCTACATCCTTTTCGGGCATACCATAGTACATTACAGCCCCTTGAGCTTCACCTCCGGCCATCATAGCGGCCTGCAAGGCCCAGCCACCGCCAAAGCACCAACCGATAGTAGCTATCTCAGAGCTGTTACCCGCATGGTCAAGTGCTCCTTTTATAATAGCCCGCGCTCTTTTGTCATCCACCTGCCCCATGTATTCCGATGCTTTTTCACGGGTCTCTGCTATCTTTCCGTCATACAAGTCCAGCGCCAACACATTTACAGTCCCCAGGTCACTATAGTATTTCTCAGCCATCTTTTTGATGTGCCCATTCAAGCCCCACCATTCATGGATAACAAATAAATAATCATCAGAATCCACCTGGGCTTCCAGCAAATATGCATTGGCTGTTTTGCCATCAGGCGTATTTATTTTGATCATTTTGCCAATTTCACTGTGGTGGGTATATGGCTCTGGTTCGGGATGCTCAGCATTAAATTCCATGTTCGATGCAAACATGGCAAAGCTCTCTGTTGCCGGAGTATGACACATAGTAATGTCAGACTGGGCAATTAAAAGATCTGCAGAAAATAACAATGCAATAGAAAGGATAAAATTTTTCATGGCTGTTAAGGTTTAAGGCTATTTCCTTAACAAGCCCATAAAATGTTTTGTTTACTTCTGTCTCGCATAGGCAATATAATCTGTTACCGGCGGCTCTATACCCTCGTCTCGTAAAAGCATAGCAATCTGCCCTCTATGGTAAGAGCTATGGCTTAATACCTGACTTATAACTTCTCTTATGGTATTTTCAAATTTTCTCCCACTGGTATTTTTGTAAAAGATCATCTCTTCAAACGTGTCAAACTTGTGCCCGTCAAGATAGCTTAGCCAGTTTACTGAGCTTTCCTCCGTCATACTGCGCAACTCCCTCAGTTTATATTGCTCCCATAGAGGAAACGGAGAGGTCGGTATATCTTTAATGCGGTTTAACCATATGATTTGGGCTGATAAAA
This region of Fulvivirga ulvae genomic DNA includes:
- a CDS encoding dienelactone hydrolase family protein → MKNFILSIALLFSADLLIAQSDITMCHTPATESFAMFASNMEFNAEHPEPEPYTHHSEIGKMIKINTPDGKTANAYLLEAQVDSDDYLFVIHEWWGLNGHIKKMAEKYYSDLGTVNVLALDLYDGKIAETREKASEYMGQVDDKRARAIIKGALDHAGNSSEIATIGWCFGGGWALQAAMMAGGEAQGAVMYYGMPEKDVDKIKAKINFPVLGIFAKKDEWITPEVVSKFQKDMKEAQKELNVHFYEATHAFANPSNPNHDEEATEDAYRKSLAFLKRVLD
- a CDS encoding DinB family protein is translated as MKKHFRDLFQHNAWANQRILITLEKSEVKNDKILLLFSHLLSAQIIWLNRIKDIPTSPFPLWEQYKLRELRSMTEESSVNWLSYLDGHKFDTFEEMIFYKNTSGRKFENTIREVISQVLSHSSYHRGQIAMLLRDEGIEPPVTDYIAYARQK